One genomic segment of Hordeum vulgare subsp. vulgare chromosome 2H, MorexV3_pseudomolecules_assembly, whole genome shotgun sequence includes these proteins:
- the LOC123428859 gene encoding GDSL esterase/lipase At5g03610-like, with amino-acid sequence MTFATGGSGVLEAPQEVPTLGQQVDSFEKLLRRKIISPARLPDSVFLIAISGNDYMPTVSLLGNSFGNVTAAISETAGKVTNGIVANVKRLRKLGAKKILVNNMHPLGCTPRRTRPSNYTSCDDHGNMVTSIHNSNLKQKLRDSPAIRILDLNTAFTNIINGTSGKSSPLSEQFTNKLKPCCVAEDPEGFCGELAGPFEHLYKLDGANVKRYFYWDDMHPTHAGWEVVMAQLEGTIKDFLNMN; translated from the exons ATGACCTTCGCCACCGGCGGCTCTGGCGTATTGGAGGCGCCGCAGGAGGTGCCGACCCTCGGCCAGCAGGTCGACAGTTTCGAGAAGCTCCTCAGGAGGAAAATCATTTCGCCCGCGCGCCTCCCCGACTCCGTTTTCCTCATCGCCATCTCCGGCAATGACTACATGCCCACTGTCTCCCTCCTGGGCAACTCCTTTGGCAATGTGACT GCTGCCATTTCCGAGACTGCGGGAAAGGTAACGAATGGGATCGTGGCGAACGTGAAGCGGCTGCGGAAGCTCGGGGCGAAGAAGATTCTGGTGAACAACATGCACCCGCTCGGCTGCACGCCGCGGCGCACCAGGCCTAGCAACTACACAAGCTGCGACGACCATGGAAACATGGTCACGTCCATCCACAACAGCAACCTGAAACAAAAGCTGAGGGATAGCCCCGCCATCCGCATACTCGACCTCAACACAGCCTTCACCAACATCATCAACGGGACCTCCGGTA AATCGTCGCCACTGTCAGAGCAGTTCACGAACAAGCTGAAGCCGTGCTGCGTGGCTGAGGATCCCGAGGGTTTCTGCGGGGAACTAGCAGGGCCCTTCGAGCATCTTTACAAGCTGGACGGAGCTAACGTCAAGAGATATTTCTATTGGGACGACATGCACCCCACACATGCAGGCTGGGAGGTCGTCATGGCACAACTTGAAGGGACCATCAAGGATTTCCTCAACATGAACTAG